attatggtagttactataactgaagtctagattattattctctatctcattatggtagttactataactgaagtctagattattcttctctatctcattatggtagttactgtaacacaatgaagtctagattattcttctctatctcattatggtagttactgtaacacaactgaagtctagattattATTCTCTATCTCATTGTGGTAGTTActataactgaagtctagattattcttctttatctcattatggtagttactgtaacacaactgaagtctagattattcttctctatctcattatggtagttactataactgaagtctagattattcttctctatctcattatggtagttactataactaaagtctagattattcttctctatctcattatggtagttactataactgaagtctagattattcttctctatctcattatggtagttactataactgaagtctagattattattctctatctcattatggtagttactataactgaagtctagattattcttctctatctcattatggtagttactgtaacacaactgaagtctagattattcttctctatctcattatggtagttactgtaacacaactgaagtctagattattcttctctatctcattatggtagttactataactgaagtctagattattcttctctatctcattatggtagttactataactaaagtctagattattcttctctatctcattatggtagttactataactgaagtctagattattattctctatctcattatggtagttactataactgaagtctagattattcttctctatctcattatggtagttactgtaacacaactgaagtctagattattcttctctatctcattatggtagttactgtaacacaactgaagtctagattcttcttctctatctcattatggtagttactgtaacacaactgaagtctagattattATTCTCTATCTCATTGTGGTAGTTActataactgaagtctagattattcttctttatctcattatggtagttactgtaacacaactgaagtctagattattcttctctatctcattatggtagttactataactgaagtctagattattcttctctatctcattatggtagttactatAACTAAAGTCTAGATTATTAttctctatctcattatggtagttactataactgaagtctagattattcttctctatctcattatggtagttactgtaacacaactgaagtctagattattattctctatctcattatggtagttactataactgaagtctagattattcttctctatctcattatggtagttactataactgaagtctagattattcttctctatctcattatggtagttactataactgaagtctagattattcttctctatctcattatggtagttactataactgaagtctagattattcttctctatctcattatggtagttactataactgaagtctagattattattctctatctcattatggtagttactataactgaagtctagattattcttctctatctcattatggtagttactgtaacacaactgaagtctagattattcttctctatctcattatggtagttactgtaacacaactgaagtctagattattcttctctatctcattatggtagttactataactgaagtctagattattcttctctatctcattatggtagttactataactaaagtctagattattcttctctatctcattatggtagttactataactgaagtctagattattattctctatctcattatggtagttactataactgaagtctagattattcttctctatctcattatggtagttactgtaacacaatgaagtctagattattcttctctatctcattatggtagttactgtaacacaactgaagtctagattattATTCTCTATCTCATTGTGGTAGTTActataactgaagtctagattattcttctttatctcattatggtagttactgtaacacaactgaagtctagattattcttctctatctcattatggtagttactataactgaagtctagattattattctctatctcattatggtagttactataactgaagtctagattattcttctctatctcattatggtagttactgtaacacaactgaagtctagattattcttctctatctcattatggtagttactgtaacacaactgaagtctagattattcttctctatctcattatggtagttactataactgaagtctagattattcttctctatctcattatggtagttactataactgaagtctagattattattctctatctcattatggtagttactataactgaagtctagattattcttctctatctcattatggtagttactgtaacacaatgaagtctagattattcttctctatctcattatggtagttactgtaacacaactgaagtctagattattATTCTCTATCTCATTGTGGTAGTTActataactgaagtctagattattcttctttatctcattatggtagttactgtaacacaactgaagtctagattattcttctctatctcattatggtagttactataactgaagtctagattattcttctctatctcattatggtagttactataactaaagtctagattattcttctctatctcattatggtagttactataactgaagtctagattcttcttctctatctcattatggtagttactataactgaagtctagattattattctctatctcattatggtagttactataactgaagtctagattattcttctctatctcattatggtagttactgtaacacaactgaagtctagattattcttctctatctcattatggtagttactgtaacacaactgaagtctagattattcttctctatctcatcgtggtagttactataactgaagtctagattattcttctttatctcattatggtagttactgtaacacaactgaagtctagattattcttctctatctcattatggtagttactataactgaagtctagattattcttctctatctcattatggtagttactataactaaagtctagattattcttctctatctcattatggtagttactataactgaagtctagattattcttctctatctcattatggtagttactataactgaagtctagattattattctctatctcattatggtagttactataactgaagtctagattattcttctctatctcattatggtagttactgtaacacaactgaagtctagattattcttctctatctcattatggtagttactgtaacacaactgaagtctagattattcttctctatctcatcgtggtagttactataactgaagtctagattattcttctttatctcattatggtagttactgtaacacaactgaagtctagattattcttctctatctcattatggtagttactataactgaagtctagattattcttctctatctcattatggtagttactataactaaagtctagattattcttctctatctcattatggtagttactataactgaagtctagattattattctctatctcattatggtagttactataactgaagtctagattattcttctctatctcattatggtagttactgtaacacaactgaagtctagattattcttctctatctcattatggtagttactgtaacacaactgaagtctagattattcttctctatctcattatggtagttactgtaacacaactgaagtctagattattATTCTCTATCTCATTGTGGTAGTTActataactgaagtctagattattcttctttatctcattatggtagttactgtaacacaactgaagtctagattattcttctctatctcattatggtagttactataactgaagtctagattattcttctctatctcattatggtagttactatAACTAAAGTCTAGATTATTAttctctatctcattatggtagttactataactgaagtctagattattcttctctatctcattatggtagttactgtaacacaactgaagtctagattattattctctatctcattatggtagttactataactgaagtctagattattcttctctatctcattatggtagttactataactgaagtctagattattcttctctatctcattatggtagttactataactgaagtctagattattcttctctatctcattatggtagttactataactgaagtctagattattcttctctatctcattatggtagttactataactgaagtctagattattattctctatctcattatggtagttactataactgaagtctagattattcttctctatctcattatggtagttactgtaacacaactgaagtctagattattcttctctatctcattatggtagttactgtaacacaactgaagtctagattattcttctctatctcattatggtagttactataactgaagtctagattattcttctctatctcattatggtagttactataactaaagtctagattattcttctctatctcattatggtagttactataactgaagtctagattattattctctatctcattatggtagttactataactgaagtctagattattcttctctatctcattatggtagttactgtaacacaatgaagtctagattattcttctctatctcattatggtagttactgtaacacaactgaagtctagattattATTCTCTATCTCATTGTGGTAGTTActataactgaagtctagattattcttctttatctcattatggtagttactgtaacacaactgaagtctagattattcttctctatctcattatggtagttactataactgaagtctagattattcttctctatctcattatggtagttactataactaaagtctagattattcttctctatctcattatggtagttactataactgaagtctagattcttcttctctatctcattatggtagttactataactgaagtctagattattcttctctatctcattatggtagttactataactgaagtctagattattcttctctatctcattatggtagttactgtaacacaactgaagtctagattattcttctctatctcattatggtagttactgtaacacaactgaagtctagattattattctttatctcattatggtagttactgtaacacacatatgtcagagtcaaggcccgcgggccacatccggcccgcgagaaggttttttacggcccctgggatgatcttgatttattattagaaccggcccgcagaccgcagcaagccggcagcccgcagatcttttacacgcaccaatactacatttcccacaatgcaacggtgacgcaccgagcagtaggctgcttcatttcaatatttattggcacagcagttgtcagcatcacagtaaaattaacttgagatgagatggagctgccttgggaaaaacttgtgggtttgacaaccgacggagcacctgcgatgtgtggacacaggagcggactggtggcgaagatacgggaaaagatgcaagaggaaaacgcgacaggtgagctgacagcttatcattgtatcatacaccaggaagcgttgtgcggtaaagccttgaaaatggagcatgtaatgagcatcatcacgcgcacagttaactttatcagagccaaaggtttgaatcaccgccagttcaaggcatttctgacggagttagaaacggagcatggtgatttgccttatcacacagaggtgcgatggctaagccagggaaaggtgcttcaaagatgtttcgagcttcgtgaggagatttgtctgttcttggacagcaaagggaaagacacaacacaactccgagacgaaatgtttctgtgtgaaatggcttttctgtgtgacattacgagtcatctgaatgcaatgaacttgcagctgcagggtcgggatcgtgtcatctctgatatgtacagtacagtgaaggcatttaaaaccaaactgactctgtgggagacgcagatgcggaaagaaaatttgagccactttcccagctgccagaccatgaaagagaagctctctaccagtgcgttcccgagcgcacagttggctgataaaataggtatgcttgccgctgactttcgacgccgatttgctgactttgaagcacaaaaaagcaggttggaactgctcggtaacccatttgctgttgacgtggaaagctcaccaccaaacctccaaatggagttgattgacctccaatgcaatgatgcactgagggcaaaatatgcggcagtgggtgctgcggagttcgcccgtttcctccccgacacaatgccccagctgcgcatccaggctgctcaaacgttgtctatgtttggcagcacatacctgtgtgaacaactgttttctttgatgaacttgaacaaaacatcacacagaagtcgacttactgctgaacacctccactcaattctgaggatttcctcagctcagagccttaccccgaacattgatgaacttgtggaaaagatgggacaccaccaagtatcaccctcaacctcaaacaagtgaacattactgtgcaatcacatatttagagtttttactcagttcaagtttaaaagttaaagtttaatatttgttttcactgcatgttacttctccttaaacaaagtgttgtttttgattaatagatttttgcactttattttattgtatttcaatccaattatatttttaaaatatttcagttgagtggatgatagaaaattgctattattgtttttttctttgaagtaaatttagcccacttttgctaaaatagaaaatataggctactgatggtgccttgaataccggtttctttcatttaatgttcatgttatggggatttttatataaaggaaatttgtcttttgtgtctgttgaaaattaaagattactgacagagccataagaaaatattgctttatttatctgatcatattggaatatatttgttaggttttcagtaggttcaattaggttcactagactatatgcgtcatttaaaaaattttcaatgaacattcgaacagtccggccctcggcttgtagctaaattttttatttggccctccatccatttgactttgacacccctgctgtaacacaactgaagtctagattattcttctctatctcattatTAGTGAAGCTAATTAttctctatctcattatggtagttcCATCCTATAACTGAAGTTGACATTATGGTAGTTTTGagtctagattattcttctctatctcattatggtagttactataactgaagtctagattattcttctctatctcattatggtagttactataactgaagtctagattattcttctctatctcattatggtagttactataactgaagtctagattattcttctctatctcattatggtagttactataactgaagtctagattattcttctctatctcattatggtagttactataactgaagtctagattattcttctctatctcattatggtagttactataactaaagtctagattattcttctctatctcattatggtagttactataactgaagtctagattcttcttctctatctcattatggtagttactataactgaagtctagattattcttctctatctcattatggtagttactataactgaagtctagattattcttctctatctcattatggtagttactatctcatcattatggtagttactataactgaagtctagattattcttctctatctcattatggtagttactataactgaagtctagattattcttctctatctcattatggtagttactataactgaagtctagattattcttctctatctcattatggtagttactataactgaagtctagattattcttctctatctcattatggtagttactataactaaagtctagattattcttctctatctcattatggtagttactataactgaagtctagattattcttctctatctcattatggtagttactataactgaagtctagattattcttctctatctcattatggtagttactataactaaagtctagattattcttctctatctcattatggtagttactataactgaagtctagattattcttctctatctcattatggtagttactatAACTGAAGTCTAGCATCGATTCCAGGTGTGAGGCCCAAACGGTGCTGAGAGGAAGTGTATTTAGTTGCATTATATGTTGTTCAATGTGGAGAAAAAAGTCTTAGAAAAAGAGGAACAGCAACGGTAAATCATTTCTAGTCTGTTTCTCACACAGCTTAAATAATATCCACGTTTCATACTGCTGAGGTAAATCACACAGCTTAAATAATATCCATGTTTCATACTGCTGAGGTAAATCACACAGCTTAAATAATATCCATGTTTCATACTGCTGAGGTAAATCACACAGCTTAAATAATATCCATGTTTCATACTGCTGAGGTAAATCACACAGCTTAAATAATATCCACGTTTCATACTGCTGAGGTAAATCACACAGCTTAAATAATATCCATGTTTCATACTGCTGAGGTAAATCACACAGCTTAAATAATATCCATGTTTCATACTGCTGAGGTAAATCACACAGCTTAAATAATATCCAATTTTCATAATGCTGAGGTAACTCACACAGCTTAAATAATATCCAATTTTCATAATGCTGAGGTAACTCACACAGCTTAAATAATATCCAATTTTCATACTGCTGAGGTAAATCACACACCTTATATAAAATCCGTATTTCGTACTGTTGAAAGTGTTCAACTAGATTTACCTCAGCAGTTTATTTCCCGTTACTCATAAAATATGCaacagacagcacacacacacacacacgcacacgcacacgcacacacacacacacacacacacacacacacacacacacacacacacacacacacacacacacacacacacacacacacacacacacacacacacacacacacatagtacacatGGCCCTCTTTTTGTGCTAGCTTGTGTTTTCCTCCACAGGGGTAAATAATAGCGGTAGGTGACAGGCAGCCAGTAGACAGGAAGGGTCCCAagtgccaccctattccctatgcactACTTATGGCCAGGGCCCCTACTGCTCTTGTCAACATTactgcactttatagggaataggttaccaCTTGGGTTGTAGCCACAGTGTTTGCTGTCTGAAGATAAGTGTTGCTGGACCTCGTAGGCACATCATGGTTCCAtacagtagtacacacacacacacacacacacacacacacacacacacacacacacacacacacacacacacacacacacacacacacacacacacacacacacacacacacacacacacacacacacacacacacacacacacacaccatgtgtgTGTTATGCTGTTAACAGGTTCATTGTTGTGCTAGCTAGCTCTGGGGCTCCACAACAACATATCAACATGTCTCATGGTATaattcctctgttctcctcttatATATTCAGCCTTGCTGAAAGGAAACACATCACAGTGGCTGGGTCCCAGACAgtaccatattccctttatactGCCTCCCactgggctctggtcagaagtagtgcactttatagggaatagggtgctatttgtgacacttccattgtgttttctctccaagCGGAGCACTTTTGTTTTGATAGCAACAGACAGTCAACCACACCAGCATGATGGGAGACAGGCAGGAGGCAGACTGGGCTGGCAGGAGGCAGGCAGGAGGCAGGCTGGGCTGGCAGGAGGCAGGCTGGGCTGGCAGGAGGCAGGCAGGAGGCAGACTGGGCTGGCAGGAGGCAGGCTGGGCTGGCAGGAGGCAGGCAGGAGGCAGGCTGGGCTGGCAGGAGGCAGGCAGGAGGCAGACTGGGCTGGCAGGAGGCAGGCTGGGCTGGCAGGAGGCAGGCAGGAGGCAGGCTGGGCTGGCAGGAGGCAGGCAGGAGGCAGGCTGGGCTGGCAGGAGGCTGGCAGGAGGCAGGCAGGAGGCAGACTGGGCTGGCAGGAGGCAGGTAGGAGGCAGACTGGTCTGGCAGGAGGCAGGCTGGGCTGGCAGGAGGCAGGCTGAGCTGGCAGGAGGCAGGCTGGGCTGGCAGGAGGCAGGCAGAAGGCAGGCAGGGGACAGGCTGAGCTGGCAGGAGACAGGCTGAGCTGGCAGGAGACAGGTTTGGCTAgcaggagggagacagaaggcAGGCAGGAGGCAGGTTGGGCTGGCAGGAGGCAGGCAGGAGGCAGACTGTGCTGGCAGGAGGCAGGCAGGAGTCAGACTGTGCTGGCAGGAGGCAGGCATGAGGCATGCTGGGCTAGCAGGGCCCAGAGGAATAGTGTTAAAAGTGTCTTCGTTTAGGGCACGGTTTGGATGTCAACAGCAGAATGAATAAATCATATTCCCTCTAGTTACATTTGATGTAAGAACTGATGTGATATGACTTCTAGCTAGTTCTAGCTAGCTCGACCAACGTAACACACAGATGTATGGAGACCATGTCTGCGTTCCGTAATGGCAcactatatagcgcactacttttaaccagaggccATAAGGAATAGgcagccatttgggacacatcctgttACATTATGCAGTAGTTGTACTGGGTTGTGATAGTGTTGGGGTTATTTCACTTATAGGGGAAATGTAAAAGTATGATGTAATATTTTGAAAAACGTAATGTGATGAATTGCTATTCAACCCACTGCTCACGTCACTTCTGAGTATTGATCAGTAGATGTATTTGGGGAAGTGAGTTTGTGGGGAATATATTagtctgtgtgaatgtgtgtgtgcgtgtgtttatgtgtgtacttgcatgtgtgtttttctgtgtgtgcGTC
Above is a genomic segment from Oncorhynchus gorbuscha isolate QuinsamMale2020 ecotype Even-year linkage group LG23, OgorEven_v1.0, whole genome shotgun sequence containing:
- the LOC124011605 gene encoding keratin-associated protein 10-7-like, whose product is MPASCQHSLTPACLLPAQSASCLPPASPTCLLPAFCLPPASQTCLLPAQPVSCQLSLSPACLLPASCQPSLPPASSACLLPAQPASCQTSLPPTCLLPAQSASCLPPASLLPAQPASCLPPASPACLLPASCQPSLPPASPVCLLPASCQPSLPPACLLPAQPASCQPSLPPACLLPAQPASCQPSLPPACLLPAQSASCLSPIMLQG